A single window of Synechococcus sp. CBW1004 DNA harbors:
- the rsmH gene encoding 16S rRNA (cytosine(1402)-N(4))-methyltransferase RsmH, whose protein sequence is MESTPAVSPVGSDHAFAHQPVLAAEVLEAFADLPEHAVGGGPPRLIDCTLGGGGHSALLLSAHPGLELIGLDQDPTARAAANEVLAPFPGRATIIATNFADYVPDGPVDGVLADLGVSSPQLDVAARGFSFRLAGPLDMRMNPGAGETAGELIDRLEESELADLIYAYGEERLSRRIARKVKQEGPWGDAGRPRDTSELAYLVAGCHPPAARRGRIHPATRTFQALRIAVNRELEVLERLLQQAPDWLAPGGVLAIISFHSLEDRRVKQAFLADERLERISRRAIKAGEAEQEANPRSRSARLRLARRVA, encoded by the coding sequence ATGGAGTCCACACCGGCCGTGTCCCCCGTCGGCAGCGATCACGCCTTCGCCCATCAGCCGGTGCTGGCCGCCGAGGTGCTGGAGGCCTTCGCCGATCTGCCGGAGCACGCTGTCGGTGGCGGCCCGCCGCGCCTGATCGACTGCACCCTCGGTGGCGGCGGCCACAGCGCGCTGCTCCTGTCGGCCCATCCCGGCCTGGAGCTGATCGGGCTGGACCAGGATCCGACCGCCCGCGCCGCCGCCAACGAGGTTCTCGCGCCCTTTCCGGGGCGCGCCACGATCATCGCCACCAACTTCGCCGACTACGTGCCGGATGGCCCGGTTGACGGCGTGCTGGCCGATCTGGGCGTCAGCAGTCCCCAGCTGGATGTGGCGGCGCGGGGCTTCAGCTTCCGGCTGGCCGGGCCGCTGGACATGCGTATGAACCCCGGCGCCGGCGAGACCGCCGGCGAGCTGATCGACCGGCTCGAGGAGAGCGAGCTGGCTGACCTCATCTATGCCTATGGCGAGGAGCGGCTGTCGCGTCGGATCGCCCGGAAAGTCAAGCAGGAGGGCCCCTGGGGCGATGCAGGCCGCCCGCGGGACACCTCCGAGCTGGCCTATCTGGTGGCCGGCTGCCATCCGCCCGCCGCCCGCCGCGGCCGCATCCACCCCGCCACCCGCACCTTCCAGGCGTTGCGCATCGCCGTCAACCGGGAGCTCGAGGTGCTCGAGCGGCTGCTGCAGCAGGCCCCCGACTGGCTGGCCCCCGGCGGCGTGCTGGCGATCATCAGCTTTCACTCCCTCGAGGACCGGCGCGTCAAGCAGGCCTTCCTGGCCGATGAGCGGCTGGAGCGGATCAGCCGCCGGGCGATCAAGGCCGGCGAGGCCGAGCAGGAGGCCAACCCCCGCAGCCGTTCGGCCCGGCTGCGGCTGGCGCGTCGCGTCGCCTGA
- a CDS encoding type II toxin-antitoxin system VapB family antitoxin, which yields MGMNIKDPEVHAMARELAARRSTTVTDAVRQALRAELERCPSTEPPSAIEARKAAIRAICARVSARNEWQGLSSKELQDALYDEDGLPK from the coding sequence ATGGGCATGAACATCAAGGATCCCGAGGTGCACGCCATGGCCCGCGAGCTGGCGGCGCGGCGCTCCACCACCGTCACCGACGCGGTGCGGCAGGCCCTGCGGGCCGAACTCGAGCGCTGCCCCAGCACGGAACCGCCCTCCGCCATCGAGGCCAGAAAGGCGGCGATTCGCGCCATCTGCGCCCGCGTCAGCGCCAGGAACGAATGGCAGGGTCTCTCCAGCAAGGAGCTGCAGGACGCCCTCTATGACGAGGACGGGCTGCCAAAATGA
- a CDS encoding NAD(P)H-quinone oxidoreductase subunit H, translated as MTQLETRTEPMVVNFGPHHPSMHGVLRLVVTLDGEDVVDCEPVIGYLHRGMEKIAENRTSVMYVPYVSRMDYAAGMFYEAIVVNAPERLADIKVPKRASYIRVLMLELNRIANHLLWLGPFLADVGAQTPFFYIFREREMIYDLWEAATGQRLINNNYFRIGGVAVDLPYGWLEKCRDFCDWFGPKIDEYEKLITNNPIFRRRIEGLGTVTREQAINWSLSGPMLRASGVPWDLRKVDHYECYDDFDWNVAWEKEGDCFARYRVRIQEMRESLKILRQAIEMIPGGPTENLEARRMAEGKGSEWSGFDYQYVAKKVAPTFKIPSGELYTRLESGKGEIGVFILGNDDVTPWRFKIRAADLNNLQILPHILKGNKVADIMAILGSIDVIMGSVDR; from the coding sequence ATGACCCAGCTCGAGACCAGAACCGAGCCGATGGTGGTCAACTTCGGCCCCCATCACCCCTCGATGCACGGGGTGCTGCGGCTGGTGGTGACGCTTGACGGCGAGGACGTGGTCGACTGCGAGCCGGTGATCGGCTACCTGCACCGCGGCATGGAGAAGATCGCCGAGAACCGCACCAGCGTCATGTACGTGCCGTACGTGAGCCGCATGGACTACGCGGCCGGCATGTTCTACGAGGCGATCGTCGTCAACGCACCCGAGCGCCTGGCCGACATCAAGGTGCCGAAGCGGGCCAGCTACATCCGCGTGCTGATGCTGGAGCTGAACCGCATCGCCAATCACCTGCTCTGGCTTGGCCCCTTCCTGGCGGACGTGGGGGCACAGACACCGTTCTTCTACATCTTCCGCGAGCGGGAGATGATCTACGACCTCTGGGAAGCAGCCACGGGACAACGACTGATCAACAACAACTACTTCCGCATCGGCGGGGTGGCGGTGGATCTCCCCTATGGCTGGCTGGAGAAGTGCAGGGATTTCTGCGACTGGTTCGGCCCGAAAATCGACGAATACGAGAAGCTGATCACCAACAACCCAATCTTCCGCAGGCGGATTGAGGGCCTGGGCACGGTCACGCGCGAGCAGGCGATCAACTGGAGCCTCTCGGGGCCCATGCTGCGCGCCTCAGGGGTGCCCTGGGATCTACGCAAGGTCGATCACTACGAGTGCTACGACGACTTCGACTGGAATGTGGCCTGGGAGAAGGAGGGAGACTGCTTCGCCCGCTATCGCGTGCGCATCCAGGAGATGCGCGAGTCACTGAAGATCCTCAGGCAGGCGATCGAGATGATCCCCGGCGGCCCCACCGAAAACCTGGAGGCGCGGCGCATGGCCGAGGGCAAGGGGAGCGAATGGTCGGGCTTCGACTATCAGTACGTCGCCAAGAAGGTGGCGCCCACCTTCAAGATCCCCAGCGGCGAGCTCTACACCCGCCTGGAATCCGGCAAAGGAGAGATCGGTGTGTTCATCCTGGGCAACGACGACGTCACCCCCTGGCGCTTCAAGATCCGCGCGGCCGATCTCAACAACCTCCAGATCCTGCCCCACATCCTCAAGGGCAACAAGGTGGCCGACATCATGGCCATCCTCGGCTCCATCGACGTGATCATGGGCTCGGTGGATCGCTGA
- a CDS encoding type II toxin-antitoxin system VapC family toxin has translation MSQLNSALVVDTSALMAVLLQESDAEVLLDAAVRASALYLSTATRLELSLVAESVRHAVKPSEIEQLLLSLRVELVPLDKEQMHWALQGWRIYGKGRHAASLNLGDCFCYGLAKALQVPLLFKGEDFAATDLEPALAP, from the coding sequence ATGAGCCAGCTGAACAGCGCCCTGGTCGTGGACACCTCGGCCTTGATGGCGGTGCTGCTGCAAGAGAGCGACGCCGAGGTCCTTCTGGACGCGGCCGTGCGGGCTTCAGCCCTGTACCTGAGCACCGCCACCCGGCTGGAGCTGAGCCTGGTGGCTGAAAGCGTGCGTCACGCCGTCAAACCCAGTGAGATCGAGCAGCTTCTGCTGAGCCTCCGGGTGGAACTGGTGCCCCTCGACAAGGAGCAGATGCACTGGGCCCTGCAGGGCTGGCGCATCTACGGCAAGGGCCGACACGCGGCGAGCCTCAACCTGGGCGACTGCTTCTGCTACGGGCTGGCGAAGGCCCTGCAGGTGCCGCTGCTGTTCAAGGGCGAGGACTTCGCCGCCACGGATCTGGAGCCGGCGCTGGCCCCCTGA
- a CDS encoding alpha-ketoglutarate-dependent dioxygenase AlkB — MTRHQLELLGASQPGGGALLLERPGLRLRHWRGWLAQPEAVREALRQEVPWRQERITLWGQTHPLPRLTCWMADPGCSYTYSGLRNAPTAWTETVSWLRSLVEAQAGCRFNSLLLNFYRDGRDRMGWHADDEPELDPEAPIASLSLGATRAFQLRPRRPIDGQRPTLSLELGDGDLLLMDPPTQRHWLHQLPQRLRVQEARLNLTFRLVRSSD; from the coding sequence GTGACCCGTCATCAGCTGGAGCTGCTGGGGGCCTCCCAGCCTGGTGGCGGTGCCTTGCTGCTGGAACGCCCCGGCCTGCGGCTGCGCCACTGGCGCGGCTGGCTGGCGCAGCCCGAGGCAGTCCGCGAGGCGCTGCGGCAGGAGGTGCCCTGGCGGCAGGAGCGCATCACGCTCTGGGGACAGACCCATCCGCTGCCGCGGCTCACCTGCTGGATGGCCGATCCGGGCTGCTCCTACACCTACAGCGGCCTTCGCAACGCCCCCACGGCCTGGACGGAGACCGTCTCATGGCTGCGGTCGCTGGTGGAGGCGCAGGCGGGCTGCCGCTTCAACTCGCTGCTGTTGAACTTCTACCGCGATGGCCGCGACCGCATGGGCTGGCATGCCGATGACGAGCCCGAACTGGACCCGGAGGCGCCGATCGCCTCCCTCAGCCTGGGCGCCACGCGGGCATTCCAGCTGCGGCCTCGCCGGCCCATCGACGGGCAGCGGCCGACACTCAGCCTCGAGCTCGGCGACGGTGATCTGCTGCTGATGGATCCGCCGACCCAGCGGCACTGGCTGCATCAGCTGCCGCAGCGCCTCCGCGTTCAGGAGGCGCGGCTCAATCTCACGTTCCGCCTGGTGCGGTCCAGCGATTGA
- a CDS encoding RluA family pseudouridine synthase: MTAEDWLPAAFNRGWIYRDRVQAAQAGHRVSAFYAQRHRHSGAMVWGRRLEAGEIARNGEILRLDAPLAAGDRLAWHRPPWLEQAVPAAWTVVHDDGDLLVLDKPAGLPVLPAGGWLEHTVLRLLERRHQRDPAGIPRPVHRLGRFTSGLLVCARQPATRAWLSAALRESTAAEQSPDREGQRPSVRKLYRAWLVPGRLSLEPGASLQISTPIGRRPHAQLGWIWCAAQDRQPGDLHAHSWLTLLERRGAGDLVQVAIGSGRPHQIRIHCAAVGAPLLGDPLYLPGGAAAAGSLPGEGGYRLQAWRLELQRPEGERLVLEVPEGLGEQGA; this comes from the coding sequence ATGACGGCCGAGGATTGGCTGCCGGCGGCCTTCAACCGCGGCTGGATCTATCGCGATCGGGTGCAGGCCGCCCAGGCCGGCCACCGTGTCAGCGCCTTCTATGCCCAGCGCCATCGCCATTCCGGTGCGATGGTCTGGGGCCGTCGGCTGGAGGCGGGGGAGATCGCGCGCAACGGTGAGATCCTGCGTCTGGATGCGCCGTTGGCGGCGGGCGACCGGCTCGCCTGGCATCGTCCCCCCTGGCTCGAGCAGGCCGTGCCGGCGGCGTGGACGGTGGTGCACGACGACGGTGATCTGCTGGTGCTTGACAAGCCCGCCGGTCTGCCGGTGCTGCCCGCCGGCGGCTGGCTGGAGCACACCGTGCTGCGCCTGCTGGAGCGGCGACACCAACGCGATCCTGCCGGGATCCCCAGGCCGGTGCATCGGCTGGGGCGGTTCACCAGCGGCCTGCTGGTCTGTGCGCGCCAGCCCGCCACCCGGGCCTGGCTGAGCGCCGCCCTGCGGGAGAGCACCGCCGCCGAGCAGTCCCCCGATCGGGAGGGACAGCGGCCATCGGTGCGCAAGCTCTACCGGGCCTGGCTGGTGCCGGGGCGGCTGTCGCTGGAACCGGGCGCGAGCCTGCAGATCAGCACGCCGATCGGCCGCCGCCCCCACGCGCAGCTGGGATGGATCTGGTGCGCTGCCCAGGATCGGCAGCCGGGTGATCTGCATGCCCACAGCTGGCTCACCCTGCTGGAGCGCCGCGGCGCGGGAGATCTGGTGCAGGTGGCGATCGGCAGCGGCCGGCCGCATCAGATCCGCATCCACTGCGCCGCGGTGGGGGCACCGCTGCTCGGCGATCCGCTCTATCTCCCGGGGGGTGCGGCTGCTGCCGGGTCCCTGCCGGGCGAAGGGGGCTACCGGCTGCAGGCCTGGCGGCTGGAGCTGCAGCGGCCGGAGGGGGAGCGCCTCGTGCTGGAGGTGCCTGAGGGGCTGGGTGAGCAGGGCGCCTGA
- a CDS encoding glycosyltransferase — translation MAEQKGDDMNIAHLSTVHPRDDTRIAKKMCSALAEAGHAVTLYVADGRGDERCRGIQIVDLGQPRSRLQRASLTAAAMWRRAIQARHEILHFHDPELIPGALVARRCGQCVIYDIHEYYRLHLRKASNLPWLLKELLAWAYGLLEQCACRNLNACTVAAPHMLSNLRTKKAVVIENHVRPDELKPGTIRSSERELLVSYIGVLSKDRCVEVMVDAVANSTCRLALAGKWYPPEYRDQIIRRPGWRRVAEWGLIDRIQVQQLLSQSRAGLLIHDLQGDEENSSSNKLFEYMAAGIPVIASNLKFAREVIQRHHCGLLVSPEEGSEAVSAAIDWILTHPDEADRMGQAGRAAIEAEYDWNHMQARLNRLYTELHNANQHSRS, via the coding sequence ATGGCAGAGCAAAAAGGAGATGACATGAACATCGCGCACCTGAGCACGGTTCACCCGCGTGACGACACACGCATCGCGAAGAAGATGTGCTCAGCACTGGCAGAGGCTGGCCATGCCGTGACCCTCTATGTGGCCGATGGACGGGGCGACGAACGCTGCAGGGGCATTCAGATCGTTGATCTTGGACAACCGCGCAGTCGCCTGCAACGCGCCAGTCTCACGGCTGCAGCGATGTGGCGACGCGCGATCCAAGCGCGGCACGAGATCCTGCATTTTCACGATCCCGAGCTCATTCCCGGGGCACTGGTGGCCCGACGATGCGGCCAATGCGTCATCTATGACATCCATGAGTACTACCGCCTCCACCTCAGAAAGGCATCCAACCTGCCGTGGCTGCTGAAAGAGCTTCTGGCATGGGCCTATGGCCTTTTGGAACAATGCGCCTGCCGCAATCTGAATGCCTGCACGGTAGCCGCGCCACACATGCTCAGCAACCTGAGGACGAAGAAAGCTGTCGTCATCGAAAATCATGTGCGACCCGACGAACTCAAGCCCGGAACAATTCGCTCCAGCGAAAGAGAGCTCCTGGTCAGTTACATCGGCGTGCTGTCCAAAGACCGCTGCGTCGAAGTGATGGTGGATGCCGTCGCCAACTCCACCTGCAGATTGGCCTTGGCCGGCAAATGGTATCCACCCGAGTATCGGGATCAGATCATCAGGAGACCCGGATGGCGCCGTGTCGCCGAATGGGGCCTGATCGACAGAATCCAGGTCCAGCAGCTGCTCAGTCAGTCACGTGCAGGATTGTTGATTCACGACCTGCAGGGCGATGAAGAGAACTCCAGCAGCAATAAGCTGTTTGAATACATGGCGGCCGGCATTCCCGTGATCGCCTCGAACCTGAAGTTTGCACGCGAGGTGATCCAGCGCCATCACTGCGGGCTGCTGGTCTCCCCAGAGGAAGGCTCGGAAGCGGTGAGCGCAGCCATCGACTGGATTCTCACGCATCCCGACGAAGCCGACCGCATGGGCCAGGCCGGCCGTGCAGCGATTGAAGCCGAATACGACTGGAATCACATGCAGGCACGACTGAACAGGCTGTACACCGAATTGCACAATGCCAATCAGCACAGCAGGTCCTGA
- a CDS encoding cysteine desulfurase family protein, producing the protein MLAYLDHHATTPCDPRVLEAMEPWWSSCFANPSSRLYRPALEAAAAVEIARERVAAALGVEARAVIFTSGATEANNLALKGVAEAALERGERRRALVTLATEHRAVLDPLQWLGLHGFPLTVLPVQPDGLVDLQRLEAAIDADTLLVSVMAANNEIGVLQDLQAIGRLCRARGALLHCDAAQAVGHIPLTMAELGIDLLSLSGHKLYGPKGAGALLRGEGVALAPQQHGGGQEHGLRAGTLAVPLLVGLGRAVELAMADLQERGARLGALRQRLWDGLEALGGIRLNGHPRRRLPHNLNITIDGVEGGRLQRRLRRELAVSSGSACSQGSPSHVLAALGRSPVEAAASIRFGLGRGTQEAEIERAINAVAAALAELRSTP; encoded by the coding sequence ATGCTGGCCTACCTCGACCACCACGCGACGACTCCCTGCGATCCGCGTGTGCTGGAGGCGATGGAGCCGTGGTGGAGCAGCTGCTTCGCCAACCCCTCCAGCCGGCTGTACCGACCGGCCCTGGAGGCCGCCGCCGCCGTGGAGATCGCCCGCGAGCGGGTCGCCGCCGCCCTGGGCGTGGAGGCGCGGGCAGTGATCTTCACCAGTGGCGCCACCGAGGCCAACAACCTGGCGCTGAAAGGGGTGGCGGAGGCGGCGCTGGAACGGGGCGAGCGGCGGCGCGCTCTGGTGACCCTGGCGACCGAACACCGCGCCGTGCTCGATCCCCTGCAGTGGCTGGGCCTGCATGGCTTCCCGCTCACCGTGCTGCCGGTGCAGCCCGACGGCCTCGTGGATCTGCAGCGGCTGGAGGCAGCCATCGATGCGGACACGCTGCTGGTGTCGGTGATGGCGGCCAACAACGAGATCGGCGTGCTGCAGGACCTGCAGGCGATCGGCCGGCTCTGCCGCGCCCGCGGCGCCCTGCTCCACTGCGATGCCGCCCAGGCGGTGGGGCACATCCCCCTGACGATGGCGGAGCTGGGGATCGACCTGCTCAGCCTGAGCGGCCACAAGCTCTATGGCCCCAAGGGCGCGGGGGCCCTGCTGCGGGGCGAGGGCGTGGCGCTGGCACCGCAGCAGCACGGCGGTGGCCAAGAGCACGGCCTGAGGGCCGGCACCCTGGCGGTGCCGCTGCTGGTGGGACTGGGCCGGGCGGTGGAGCTGGCGATGGCCGACCTCCAGGAGCGCGGCGCACGGCTCGGGGCCCTGCGGCAACGGCTGTGGGACGGCCTGGAGGCCCTCGGCGGCATCCGACTGAACGGCCATCCGCGGCGGCGGCTGCCCCACAACCTCAACATCACGATCGACGGCGTGGAAGGAGGACGACTGCAGCGGCGGCTGCGCCGCGAGCTGGCGGTCAGCAGCGGCTCGGCCTGCAGCCAGGGCAGCCCGTCCCACGTGCTGGCGGCCCTGGGCCGCAGTCCCGTCGAGGCGGCGGCCTCGATCCGTTTCGGGCTGGGCCGCGGCACCCAGGAGGCGGAGATCGAGCGGGCGATCAACGCGGTGGCTGCGGCCCTGGCCGAACTGCGGTCCACCCCCTAG
- a CDS encoding DUF456 family protein, translating to MTVPSSVVLWWVALLVQALAVPGVLLPVLPGLALLPLGALIWVAAVGWQVAWPVLALETLLLLLGWGADALGVLLGAARLQASRWAYVGAGLGLAVGLLGLLPALPVGGPLLGALLGPLLGASLGELVALARRPHHGGPPRPLRSLQVGLAVVAGMLVSRLASFVLALIGVAGFLALSGGPTA from the coding sequence ATGACTGTGCCCTCCTCTGTCGTCCTCTGGTGGGTGGCGCTGCTGGTGCAGGCCCTGGCCGTTCCGGGTGTGCTGCTGCCGGTGCTCCCCGGGCTGGCGCTGCTGCCGCTCGGCGCCCTGATCTGGGTCGCGGCGGTGGGCTGGCAGGTCGCCTGGCCCGTGCTCGCCCTGGAAACGCTGCTGTTGCTGCTGGGCTGGGGGGCGGATGCCCTCGGTGTGCTGCTGGGGGCCGCCCGCCTGCAGGCCAGCCGCTGGGCCTATGTGGGCGCCGGCCTGGGTCTGGCGGTGGGATTGCTGGGGTTGCTGCCTGCCCTGCCGGTCGGCGGGCCGCTGCTCGGTGCCCTGCTGGGGCCCCTGCTGGGGGCGAGCCTCGGCGAGCTGGTCGCGCTGGCCCGCCGTCCCCACCACGGTGGTCCGCCCCGGCCGCTGCGCTCTCTCCAGGTGGGCCTGGCGGTGGTGGCCGGGATGCTGGTGAGCCGGCTGGCATCCTTTGTGCTCGCCCTGATCGGTGTCGCCGGGTTTCTGGCGCTCAGCGGCGGTCCCACGGCCTGA
- a CDS encoding response regulator transcription factor yields the protein MRLLLVDDEPGLRTAVKAYLEDEGFQVTTASDGEEGWTAAQEILPDVILSDVMMPRCDGFALLKRLRADERLGGTPVIFLTAKGMTADRIAGFNAGADDYIPKPFDPNELVARVHNVVRRQERLLAEAARFADADISAMAKQITEIRSMLGNGPSKKAATPDVKLDFTPREASVLQLVAEGMMNKEIARRLETSIRNVEKYVSRLFIKTGTASRTELVRYALEHGLVE from the coding sequence GTGCGGCTGCTGCTGGTGGACGACGAGCCCGGCCTGCGCACCGCGGTGAAGGCCTACCTGGAGGACGAGGGTTTCCAGGTGACCACCGCCAGCGATGGCGAGGAGGGGTGGACCGCGGCCCAGGAGATCCTGCCGGACGTGATCCTCAGCGACGTGATGATGCCCCGCTGCGATGGCTTCGCGCTGCTCAAGCGGCTCCGCGCTGACGAACGGCTCGGCGGCACGCCGGTGATCTTCCTCACCGCCAAGGGCATGACCGCCGATCGCATCGCCGGCTTCAACGCCGGAGCCGACGACTACATCCCCAAACCGTTCGATCCCAACGAACTGGTGGCGCGGGTGCACAACGTCGTGCGCCGTCAGGAGCGGCTGCTGGCCGAAGCCGCCCGCTTCGCCGACGCTGACATCAGCGCCATGGCCAAGCAGATCACCGAGATCCGCTCGATGCTCGGCAACGGCCCCAGCAAGAAGGCGGCGACTCCCGACGTCAAGCTCGATTTCACGCCGCGCGAGGCGAGCGTGCTCCAGCTGGTGGCCGAGGGAATGATGAACAAGGAGATCGCCCGGCGCCTCGAGACCTCGATCCGCAACGTCGAGAAATACGTGAGCCGGCTGTTCATCAAGACCGGCACCGCCAGCCGCACTGAACTGGTGCGCTACGCCCTCGAACACGGCCTGGTGGAGTGA